A single genomic interval of Musa acuminata AAA Group cultivar baxijiao chromosome BXJ3-4, Cavendish_Baxijiao_AAA, whole genome shotgun sequence harbors:
- the LOC135637009 gene encoding uncharacterized protein LOC135637009 isoform X1, with amino-acid sequence MECEFERRFPTNSKDYKLYEEVGEGVSATVYRALCIPLNQIVAIKVLDLEKCNNDLDGIRREVQIMSLIDHPNVLRAYCSFTAGHNLWVVMPYMAGGSALHIMKYAYPEGFEEPVITTLLHEVLKALVYLHAQGHIHRDIKAGNILIDAKGAVKLADFGVSACMFDTGDRQRTRNTFVGTPCWMAPEVMQQLHGYDFKADVWSFGITALELAHGHAPFSKYPPMKVLLMTLQNAPPGLDYERDKRFSKSFKEMIATCLVKDPKKRPTSEKLLKHPFFKHAHSSEFLAQTILEGLSPLGDRFKALKGKEANFLLENKDASEQLSQQKYIRGISGWNFNLEELKSQAALMQSLDNVYNLENVDAGNNLKDDLDSVDSSVVALAERVNFASNETSREGEMQDLQDLEGPLASAFPSCPLQALKACFDVCEDMNTSSPNWKIPSKFDSMFPLQQASEAKDLKFGTHNDENMERSASVSSNMDNLGCQKFLSGSLLPEHILSPCRNVDADAERDDIHRRCQHERYYSGPLSRQTKDSSNLTSAAMLHEEPSEGKIVQRKGRFQITFPDASPKVASSVNCMVSLIGGSPRKSTCAVNAASLLPTLQFLLHQNSMQKEQLIKLIKCVEQTHNVSSAYHTEASDTSTGDSQSFQASGTERVLQNYLTNLQQSVGELAEEVQSLKLKNSQLEQQIDASLRKEKKRRDKAAQR; translated from the exons GATGGAATTCGCCGTGAAGTACAAATAATGAGTTTGATTGATCATCCTAATGTACTACGTGCTTATTGTTCTTTTACGGCAGGTCACAACCTTTGGGTTGTGATGCCATATATGGCTGGGGGGTCTGCTCTTCATATAATGAAATATGCTTATCCAGAAGGCTTTGAGGAGCCAGTTATTACAACTCTTTTGCATGAGGTTCTTAAAGCTCTTGTGTATCTCCATGCTCAGGGTCATATCCATAGAGACATCAAG GCCGGTAATATTCTAATTGATGCTAAGGGAGCTGTTAAGTTAGCAGATTTTGGAGTCTCAGCTTGTATGTTTGATACTGGGGATAGACAGAGAACAAGGAATACATTTGTGGGAACCCCATGCTG GATGGCTCCTGAAGTAATGCAACAACTGCATGGATATGATTTTAA AGCAGATGTTTGGTCATTTGGCATTACTGCATTAGAACTTGCCCATGGACATGCCCCATTCTCTAAGTATCCGCCCATGAAA GTGTTGCTTATGACGTTACAAAATGCACCACCAGGTCTTGACTACGAAAGAGACAAGAGATTCTCAAAG TCTTTCAAAGAGATGATAGCCACCTGCTTAGTAAAGGATCCAAAGAAACGTCCAACTTCAGAAAAGCTTTTGAAGCACCCTTTCTTCAAACATGCTCATTCTAGTGAGTTTCTAGCACAGACTATTCTTGAGGGCCTTTCTCCTCTTGGTGATCGTTTTAAGGCACTGAAG GGAAAGGAGGCAAATTTTCTTCTAGAGAACAAGGACGCATCTGAACAATTATCACAG cAAAAATACATACGAGGAATTAGTGGATGGAATTTTAATCTGGAGGAGTTGAAATCTCAAGCTGCTCTT ATGCAATCCTTGGATAATGTCTATAATTTGGAAAATGTAGATGCTGGCAATAATCTTAAGGATGACCTTGATAGTGTTGATTCCTCGGTGGTTGCTCTGGCTGAGAGAGTTAACTTTGCCAGCAATGAAACTTCTAGGGAG ggtGAAATGCAAGATCTTCAGGATTTGGAGGGTCCATTGGCCTCTGCATTTCCAAGTTGTCCTCTTCAGGCACTCAA AGCGTGTTTTGATGTTTGTGAGGACATGAATACCAGCAGCCCTAATTGGAAGATCCCATCAAAGTTCGACTCCATGTTTCCATTGCAGCAAGCATCAGAAGCGAAGGATCTCAAATTTGGAACACATAATGATGAAAATATGGAAAGAAGTGCTTCTGTCTCCTCGAATATGGATAACCTTGGGTGTCAGAAATTCTTAAGTGGTTCTCTTCTACCAGAGCACATTCTTTCTCCGTGTAGGAATGTTGATGCAGATGCAGAGAG GGATGACATACATCGGAGATGTCAACATGAAAGATATTATAGTGGTCCCTTGTCTCGTCAAACGAAAGATTCATCTAACTTGACATCTG CAGCAATGTTACATGAGGAACCTTCAGAAGGAAAAATTGTCCAGCGTAAAGGACGATTTCAAATTACATTTCCAGATGCTAGCCCAAAG GTAGCTTCTTCAGTAAATTGCATGGTCAGCTTAATAGGTGGATCACCTAGAAAATCTACATGTGCAGTGAATGCTGCTTCACTTCTTCCTACCTTGCAATTTTTACTGCATCAAAATTCTATGCAAAAG GAGCAATTAATTAAACTGATCAAGTGTGTGGAGCAAACACATAATGTATCTTCAGCCTACCATACAGAAGCCTCTGATACAAGCACTGGTGATTCACAg TCATTCCAAGCTTCAGGAACAGAGAGGGTACTGCAAAATTATTTGACTAATCTACAACAGAG TGTTGGGGAACTTGCTGAAGAAGTGCagagtttaaaactgaaaaattcTCAG TTGGAACAGCAGATCGATGCGTCCttgagaaaggaaaagaaacgaAGAGACAAGGCCGCACAGAGATGA
- the LOC135637009 gene encoding uncharacterized protein LOC135637009 isoform X2 yields the protein MECEFERRFPTNSKDYKLYEEVGEGVSATVYRALCIPLNQIVAIKVLDLEKCNNDLDGIRREVQIMSLIDHPNVLRAYCSFTAGHNLWVVMPYMAGGSALHIMKYAYPEGFEEPVITTLLHEVLKALVYLHAQGHIHRDIKAGNILIDAKGAVKLADFGVSACMFDTGDRQRTRNTFVGTPCWMAPEVMQQLHGYDFKADVWSFGITALELAHGHAPFSKYPPMKVLLMTLQNAPPGLDYERDKRFSKSFKEMIATCLVKDPKKRPTSEKLLKHPFFKHAHSSEFLAQTILEGLSPLGDRFKALKGKEANFLLENKDASEQLSQQKYIRGISGWNFNLEELKSQAALMQSLDNVYNLENVDAGNNLKDDLDSVDSSVVALAERVNFASNETSREGEMQDLQDLEGPLASAFPSCPLQALKACFDVCEDMNTSSPNWKIPSKFDSMFPLQQASEAKDLKFGTHNDENMERSASVSSNMDNLGCQKFLSGSLLPEHILSPCRNVDADAERDDIHRRCQHERYYSGPLSRQTKDSSNLTSAMLHEEPSEGKIVQRKGRFQITFPDASPKVASSVNCMVSLIGGSPRKSTCAVNAASLLPTLQFLLHQNSMQKEQLIKLIKCVEQTHNVSSAYHTEASDTSTGDSQSFQASGTERVLQNYLTNLQQSVGELAEEVQSLKLKNSQLEQQIDASLRKEKKRRDKAAQR from the exons GATGGAATTCGCCGTGAAGTACAAATAATGAGTTTGATTGATCATCCTAATGTACTACGTGCTTATTGTTCTTTTACGGCAGGTCACAACCTTTGGGTTGTGATGCCATATATGGCTGGGGGGTCTGCTCTTCATATAATGAAATATGCTTATCCAGAAGGCTTTGAGGAGCCAGTTATTACAACTCTTTTGCATGAGGTTCTTAAAGCTCTTGTGTATCTCCATGCTCAGGGTCATATCCATAGAGACATCAAG GCCGGTAATATTCTAATTGATGCTAAGGGAGCTGTTAAGTTAGCAGATTTTGGAGTCTCAGCTTGTATGTTTGATACTGGGGATAGACAGAGAACAAGGAATACATTTGTGGGAACCCCATGCTG GATGGCTCCTGAAGTAATGCAACAACTGCATGGATATGATTTTAA AGCAGATGTTTGGTCATTTGGCATTACTGCATTAGAACTTGCCCATGGACATGCCCCATTCTCTAAGTATCCGCCCATGAAA GTGTTGCTTATGACGTTACAAAATGCACCACCAGGTCTTGACTACGAAAGAGACAAGAGATTCTCAAAG TCTTTCAAAGAGATGATAGCCACCTGCTTAGTAAAGGATCCAAAGAAACGTCCAACTTCAGAAAAGCTTTTGAAGCACCCTTTCTTCAAACATGCTCATTCTAGTGAGTTTCTAGCACAGACTATTCTTGAGGGCCTTTCTCCTCTTGGTGATCGTTTTAAGGCACTGAAG GGAAAGGAGGCAAATTTTCTTCTAGAGAACAAGGACGCATCTGAACAATTATCACAG cAAAAATACATACGAGGAATTAGTGGATGGAATTTTAATCTGGAGGAGTTGAAATCTCAAGCTGCTCTT ATGCAATCCTTGGATAATGTCTATAATTTGGAAAATGTAGATGCTGGCAATAATCTTAAGGATGACCTTGATAGTGTTGATTCCTCGGTGGTTGCTCTGGCTGAGAGAGTTAACTTTGCCAGCAATGAAACTTCTAGGGAG ggtGAAATGCAAGATCTTCAGGATTTGGAGGGTCCATTGGCCTCTGCATTTCCAAGTTGTCCTCTTCAGGCACTCAA AGCGTGTTTTGATGTTTGTGAGGACATGAATACCAGCAGCCCTAATTGGAAGATCCCATCAAAGTTCGACTCCATGTTTCCATTGCAGCAAGCATCAGAAGCGAAGGATCTCAAATTTGGAACACATAATGATGAAAATATGGAAAGAAGTGCTTCTGTCTCCTCGAATATGGATAACCTTGGGTGTCAGAAATTCTTAAGTGGTTCTCTTCTACCAGAGCACATTCTTTCTCCGTGTAGGAATGTTGATGCAGATGCAGAGAG GGATGACATACATCGGAGATGTCAACATGAAAGATATTATAGTGGTCCCTTGTCTCGTCAAACGAAAGATTCATCTAACTTGACATCTG CAATGTTACATGAGGAACCTTCAGAAGGAAAAATTGTCCAGCGTAAAGGACGATTTCAAATTACATTTCCAGATGCTAGCCCAAAG GTAGCTTCTTCAGTAAATTGCATGGTCAGCTTAATAGGTGGATCACCTAGAAAATCTACATGTGCAGTGAATGCTGCTTCACTTCTTCCTACCTTGCAATTTTTACTGCATCAAAATTCTATGCAAAAG GAGCAATTAATTAAACTGATCAAGTGTGTGGAGCAAACACATAATGTATCTTCAGCCTACCATACAGAAGCCTCTGATACAAGCACTGGTGATTCACAg TCATTCCAAGCTTCAGGAACAGAGAGGGTACTGCAAAATTATTTGACTAATCTACAACAGAG TGTTGGGGAACTTGCTGAAGAAGTGCagagtttaaaactgaaaaattcTCAG TTGGAACAGCAGATCGATGCGTCCttgagaaaggaaaagaaacgaAGAGACAAGGCCGCACAGAGATGA
- the LOC103982815 gene encoding caffeic acid 3-O-methyltransferase, with protein MGSNTEVLQLSPEEDEEASLYAVQLVMAMALPMTLKAAIELRLLEIIVKAGPGAKLSAVDVASQLPTQNPQAADMVDRMLRILAAYRIVSCTAEPGAAGQLLRKYGAAPVCKHLTENEDGVSMAPLCLFGLDKVMIDFWHYLKDAVLEGGTCFHKAYGMTAFEYNGTDPRFNKLFNECMRSHSSIITKKLLDIYCGFDDVKVLVDVGGGTGAALHVITSRHPQIKGINFDLPHVISEAPSFPGVEHVSGDMFVSVPQSDTIFMKWILHDWNDEQCSKLLKNCWKALPEKGKLIVVEYVLPLLPEPNLNLRGAFHLDINMMVFLGGKERTQKEFEALALEAGFSGFTSTYISMYTWVIEFKK; from the exons ATGGGATCCAACACGGAAGTGCTGCAGCTGTCAccagaggaggacgaggaggcgaGCTTGTATGCCGTGCAGCTGGTGATGGCCATGGCCCTCCCCATGACCCTCAAGGCGGCCATCGAGCTCCGGCTCCTCGAGATCATCGTCAAGGCCGGCCCCGGCGCCAAGCTGAGCGCCGTCGACGTCGCCTCCCAGCTGCCCACCCAGAACCCGCAGGCGGCCGATATGGTAGACCGCATGCTCCGCATACTCGCTGCCTACCGCATCGTCAGCTGCACCGCCGAGCCTGGCGCCGCCGGCCAGCTTCTGCGGAAGTACGGCGCAGCGCCTGTGTGCAAGCACTTAACCGAGAACGAGGATGGTGTGTCCATGGCTCCTCTGTGCTTGTTTGGCCTGGATAAAGTCATGATCGATTTCTG GCACTACTTGAAGGATGCGGTGTTGGAGGGCGGCACCTGCTTCCACAAGGCATACGGTATGACGGCGTTCGAGTACAACGGCACCGACCCCCGGTTCAACAAACTGTTCAACGAATGCATGAGGAGTCACTCCAGCATCATCACCAAGAAGCTGCTCGATATCTACTGCGGTTTCGACGACGTCAAGGTGCTCGTCGACGTCGGCGGCGGCACCGGCGCCGCCCTCCACGTGATCACCTCCAGGCATCCCCAAATCAAGGGCATCAACTTCGACCTCCCTCATGTCATCTCCGAGGCACCCTCGTTCCCAG GCGTCGAGCATGTCAGTGGAGACATGTTTGTGAGTGTGCCACAAAGTGACACCATTTTTATGAAG TGGATTCTTCATGATTGGAACGACGAGCAATGTTCTAAATTACTAAAGAATTGTTGGAAGGCTTTGCCAGAGAAAGGTAAGCTGATAGTGGTAGAATATGTGCTTCCACTGCTTCCTGAGCCAAACTTAAACTTACGAGGCGCGTTCCATTTGGACATCAATATGATGGTTTTCCTTGGAGGAAAAGAAAGGACACAGAAGGAGTTCGAGGCCCTCGCACTGGAAGCAGGGTTTTCTGGATTCACATCTACTTATATTTCCATGTATACTTGGGTCATAGAATTCAAAAAGTaa